Within Lathyrus oleraceus cultivar Zhongwan6 unplaced genomic scaffold, CAAS_Psat_ZW6_1.0 chrUn0155, whole genome shotgun sequence, the genomic segment TGAAAACCGTAGGATTTTGGCTGTATTGAGAAAcgataaatgaagaacatggggatctatatatgatgtctagaaccattgtgaatcatctcttgattgatctccttgcattgagtgtcttaaaccctagatatgagcttgatgaggaATTGGTGgacacacactacctacaaacacaacaaactatacatttttggtattttggttagttaataatgaaaaacaaagtatgatacaatcaaattgtgcttggtgatctctcccaatgcaaacccaatgaatgaggaggaaggaggatgccaaggtgtgatcccaaaactaatgcacatgatgagatagcatgagggatcttagggtcaaaattggggtcttaccCCAACACTTCCTTTGCTGCAGAGAGCagtgaaaaataaaaagatgGATGAGGAACTTAAAGATGACAATAAACATTCCACTTCTTGATGTTATTAAGCAGGTTCCCAAATATGTAAAATTTCTGAAAGAGTTGTGCACACACAAAGGATATTAAAGGAAAATGAAAGAGTGAACATGAGACAAAACGTTTCAACTTTCATTCCACCTATGCATTTATTTGTAAAAGCCAAAATGGGCCAGAATGTTTTGTCTCTCACTCAGACCATGCCCTAAAAGTGAAAAGATTCAGGAAACTTTTCTATTCCACGAACTATTGGGGATACCAAGTTTGAAAATTGCATATTAGATTTAGTTGGTACTGACAAAGGTTTAATCGAGTGTAAAATATCTAAGCTCTGAAAAACACTCCATTTATGCACATAAAAAGCATCCATGTAAATCATACAAAGAACAAGATTTGAGACTAATAACAAATTCTCATTTGTTTTATAGAGCAAGATTTCACACTTTCAACTTTGAAATCAAAATTCAAGCTTTCACATAAGAGTGTTAGCAAATCCAACATCTGTATCACTTGCGTTATATACTATGTCACGAAATGTAAAGCATTGAACTTGTTCTGTTTTGGGCTAACTTAAGTTAAAATCAAATTGATCAATATTAATTTTTCTTATACATAGATGTTTGCAAATTAATCATTCTGATAAATATAAAAATTGCATATTTGAAACAATGACTCTTTAGAACATCTCTCAATATATGTTGAGTTTCTCCATTTAGACCCATTCATCATATGAGATATGAAAATCCTTTTGATCATCTAGAAATACATTTgtatataataaaattataacAAAAGATAATCATTTAACACTTTACAATTGATTacacaagaacaaaaataaataaaataattaatttaattataaaatattGAAACAGACCATTTAATGAATATCAATGgattgtttgtgataaagaaaGAAAGAATGTGTAGAATTAGTTGGCAGCACTGCAGATACGTCTAATGATTCCGGCGGATCCTGTTAATGGTTGAATATCTCCCATGTTTATCATAGAAGCTGCAAAATCAGATTTAAAAGCGGTAGGATTTTGGCTGTATTGAGAAACGATAGAATCCGTAGATCCACCGCTGAAAAGAACTTGGTCTGATTGTAGAAGACCCTTCTTTTGAATTAAATTCTTAAAGTAGTTGTTGTCAAAAGAATTTGGTGTGACCAAGTCGAGTGCTGCCAACTTCTGATTGTTTGAAGTGGAACTGGAAGATGGACAACCACGTTGGCGAGTGGTAGCGAATCCAGCATCTATGTCACTTGCATTGTTGTATATCCTATCACGAAATGTAAAGCATTGAGCTTGTCCGATTGTGTGGGCACCTAAGTTAGTTAAAATGAAATTGATTAATATAAGCAAATATGAAAATATGGATGTTTGAAACTAGTAATAAATTTACCAGATAGAGCAACCATGTCTTTGGCAGTGAGACCTTTAATAGTAAATTTAGATATAAGAGTTTGAAGATCGTCGGTAAAGAATGGAAGGTCCGTATTGGCCAAACTTTTGCTTGCCGTAGTAGAATCTCTTCTTCCAAGTTTCACTGTCCATGATGGACCACCTACCTGTAATTGTAAATATGAAATTATTAATATATAGTCATGAAATTATTAATAAGCATGCAATGCAAATTGTAAACTTACAGCGAATGATGCATCACGTGCGGCTACAGCTACTATGTCTGCACAAGACACAACTCCGGGACATACTTTCTCTACCTGTGATTTTGCATTATCAATGACTTGAAATCCTCTTGCTGAGTTAAGATTTGGAAGTGCAGTCTTTTCGCTCTCGATTGTGGTACTGTCATCTAGCAAAATGGATGCATCACAGCCCTGCACAAAGCAGTCATGAAAATGAAGGCGAATGAGAGATGCAGCCATGCGACGCTCTTTAGAGACAGCTGTACGAATGGCAGTTCTAATGGTGGTTAGTGCATCGGGGCATGTAGTGTCGTAAAATGTAGAAGACAACTGTGCATCACATATTGTGGCTAGCAGCACCAATATTGTAACAACAATTCTATAAGCCATGTAAGTGTTGATTGATGATTGAATTTCAGAAAATAATATATGAATGTTAGCAAGATGATTATGAAATGATCGatcatgcatatatatatatatatatagtgtgTGTAATAGAAACTGCGAGAGAATGTTTCATGGTCACTCATGTCCGCTACCTTCAACGCGTTGCACTGCAAAGGTTTGCTAATTCGCTCCTCAACCTTTTCCATATTCACAATTCTGACCAATTCTCCCTTGGTTGGTTGGTTGACAAATAGTATTGTTTCTTGCCACTTCATCATCTCTACGTACATACTTTTCAATATTTTCCTTTGATTTGTATGTCTTAATAGTCAAAATCTATTATTTATTATAAACACTATCCCCTAACCTAGGTTCTATTTTCTTTTTCGGATAACCTTATTTCAGTATTTTATGGACAATCATACTTTCACATATAGCACCTTGAAACGGAATTGTTTTTAGAGAAATGCATATTAAACTCCTAATGATTTACTTCAAGAGTTCCGGTtcagttttgaaaaaaaaacgtTTCTTGTAATTTAAATATCCTTTCGATCTCAATTTGTTTATAAGTGAGCATCATAGGTTCTAAATGAGTTTGTCAACGAATTTTCCAAAGACAACGATTTTGAATTCAATAAAAATGTGTCGAACCATTGAACGGTGAGGCATTAATGCGGTATCGAAGTCTTCAGAAGTTTAATTCCCAGGTGGTTTGATACCGTGTTGTTAATCGTTGGCTGAATCGGACGCGGTCAGATGTAACTCTCGTCTCAGATCATATGTGGATTCCGAAGTTGACAAGAAGGTTTGGAAACTCATTTATAAGTTGGGAGTTTCAGGAGCGGATAATAGAGATGGATGCGAGAGATAGAAAAGGCAAGTGCTTGAGGAAGAAGACTATATCGGATGTCCAATGAATTGCTTCACATTCAATATAAGATGAGGTGGTAACAAGGTGAACTGACGTAGAATTACTAACATAATGTAGAAAGGTAACACTGATTTTTGTTTTTTCCACGAAACAAAATTACATATTTTCAATGATTTGTTAGCTGCTTCTTTTTGGGGTAAAAATTGTGTTGAGTCGTATGCTAATGAAGCTAACGGAGCGGAAGGTGGATTGGTTATCCTATGGAAGAAGGGTCTTTTAAGGAAAATTTACTTCATATCCATGCAGTTACACCAACACCCctatatatttttaaaaataccaaatttacccttgtttgtttttaaccaatttaccatttcacTTTTAACCGTTCAATTGAGACTTTCGAAAATTACACTATTCACCCTCATACCGGAACTCATTGGAAAAGATTTCCGGTATGTTTttttccaaaccggaagacttcaTTAAAGACATTTAGTTTATTGCATAACGTGTTCCGGAAGACTTACTTGAAGAGTTCCAGTTCAGTTTTGAAAAAACAACGTTTCAGAACACTTATCATATGTGTTACGGTTAATAAAGTCACATACACTTAAAGTCTTTCACAAAGACTTCCGGTATGTTATTTGTATGATCTGGAACTCTTCCTTGCAGACTTCCGGTTtacatttttaaaatttttttgacttttttttaaatattttttattgtaCATGTATGTAAATTCTTTCCCAAATATGTGTAGGTACTTCTGATGCTTTTTTAACCACTCAAAGATTTGAAACAGACACTGAAACAGACACTGAAAAAGGTTCAAATCCATAATAAAGTAACTATGATCATCActcgttcagatactgaaacagacaagagagagagagaagtaacaaattaatatttggttgtgataaaggtgggaagTACAAGGATACTGATAGTGGAACCCAAAATGCGTCCAAAAAATACggatgcccatttaaaatcaggCCGACTCCGGCGAAAAATGAgtctggttggaagattgatgtaaaatatTGGGTCCATAATCATagtttacctgatagattagaaggtcattcctttgttggtaggttgaccacaAATGAGAAGCATCATATCGttgatttgacaaagagacatgtaccacctagacacatattgcttGCAAGACCGAGATCTagagaatgtcactcggattacgcaaatatacaagcataagagtatgatagaaaaagagataagaggtcctagaAGTGATATACATCATTTGTTTAAGCTTATTAAGGATGCAGACTGTGTCAATCCGTGCATGACTTTCTTTTCTTTGACAAGTTCACAATCACCAAATGTCTCCATTTATTGCACTGGTTTTGTTAACCaaaatcattgggttcaggtacatattttattttaaatgacttactattttaattatttaacttaGTTCACTTTATTAAATATATGTTATAATTATTGTTATCAGGTaaacatgaaagaggggttttcgttgccaccggtcacattagattggaagaagTTTCGTTGTCCAGCAGCAACGacttggatgttaggatttgcaAAACGTCTACAACATTGGAAATTACTTAGGCCTATATTAGCATGAATctgtaatcaaaacatgaatattatattataaatattatattatGAATATTATGTCAGTTTTAATACATTCAGTTCTAAAAGTTAatacataaatcaatgtgaacaagaaatatgcaaagcttcaaataaatcaaCAAACTACAGATCTTCCTCTTCGGCATTAACTTGTCTCAAATAACGATGAATCAATGTAGAAACACGAGCCCAATTAGGACCAGGTGGTCCTGCTTCGTAAACATGAACTGTCACCTGTGTTGGTCCATCATGATGGGGCGGGACCAAACGAGGATGCgaaacacaataataccactATAGGTATCCATCTTCTATATCAGATGGAGTGGTGGTCAATGTTATTGGACGGATCACAGCAACAACGCTTTGATGGTAACcaatccaatcaacatcaatatcattaGTCATCATACAATCAGgaggtggggatggaacatactgTCTGTACCCGGACTAACGTATACATCTGTCAGGAAAGTATGGAACAACTGtgtcaccccacttcaaacaccCCCTGTACAGACATAACTCATCAAATTGACTTCATtctctatgatcctcaaatggacgCCATATGATGTCGAtaggtgtcagctcgtccaaaatagTTCACAAGTCATCCACCTTCAGGACTCCTTGCTTATATGATCATCTCATCCCTCGAGGAAGACCATAATTATCAACTGATTTCTAATTCTCtcctctttttccaacagttggaaagtaCTCGTGAATCCAGCACTGTTAcaatataaaaatataataaacaaaataaatgaaattaacatactttataaaattaattaacacataataaacaaaattaaattaaatacatgtaggagagtaggatatccaccgagctTCTTGCAACTGAACATGGACATATCTCCAAAGGTAACCAATGCAGTTGCTCCCCAACTGTATCCCGGACATCTATCTAAGTTCGTAATCAGTAAGAGATATCGTGCCTCGACAAGTGTAAAAGTCTTGTCGGCAAAAATTatggaacccaccaacatcaacaaATATGCTCTAGTCGCATATGTCCATATAGAAGCAGCTTTATGATgtacgaataaatcgtataacAACTCCACATTATAATAAGAACTCATGCAACTACGAACATGTCTCTGTGCCTCACTCTGTGACACTCCTAAGTAGTCAACAACAAGTTCAACAACAACTTCTTCAGTGACATCTTGAGGACTCCATAACACAcccctgatgggcaagtgaagcAGACAAGAGACGTCATCCAAAGTAATGCTCATCTCACCAAACGACATGTGAAATGAAGACGTCTCTAGATTCCATCTCTCCACAAATGCGGATATAAAGTTTGTGTCTATCTTCGTTAAACTAGTTCTTTGGAGTGAATATAACCCAGACCTAG encodes:
- the LOC127112551 gene encoding lignin-forming anionic peroxidase, translating into MAYRIVVTILVLLATICDAQLSSTFYDTTCPDALTTIRTAIRTAVSKERRMAASLIRLHFHDCFVQGCDASILLDDSTTIESEKTALPNLNSARGFQVIDNAKSQVEKVCPGVVSCADIVAVAARDASFAVGGPSWTVKLGRRDSTTASKSLANTDLPFFTDDLQTLISKFTIKGLTAKDMVALSGAHTIGQAQCFTFRDRIYNNASDIDAGFATTRQRGCPSSSSTSNNQKLAALDLVTPNSFDNNYFKNLIQKKGLLQSDQVLFSGGSTDSIVSQYSQNPTAFKSDFAASMINMGDIQPLTGSAGIIRRICSAAN